The Kogia breviceps isolate mKogBre1 chromosome 19, mKogBre1 haplotype 1, whole genome shotgun sequence genome contains the following window.
CCAGTCCTGCTCTAACTCAGCTTGGGCTGGGGAGCTAATTCTGCTGATAAATAAATTAGGGTAAAGCATTAGGGTAATTACACATTCTTCCTGCCTTTGGTGAGGAAATTGAAAAACATGAGCTCTAAGTTCTCCTCTAGTTGTAAAATTCTGCCTTAAAAGACCAATATTTACCTTCTGCTTCTTTATCTTCCTCTTTTGCAATTCTATGAGAATAAATctgttttgaaagaaaacatgatCATGATTATCCATTACAACTATTTCGAAGTCCTTATTCATTCCTTCCTACTTTAAGTCTTATCTACCCAGTGAGATGATAATTTGTTTAAGGAAAGGAATTCTACCCTGTTTAATAATCCTTTGACGCTTCCACAGTATCTAACTTAGGGTCTTGCATGCAGCTGGCGATATATTTTATTGAGCGTTTCAGATAATGTTCAACAGATAATTCCTAATAAAAACTCTtagaattaggaaaagaaaataaaagtatctaGCAGAAAGCTAAGTATTGTTTTAAAGTCAAGAACAAGAGTAGGATGCCCACCATTACTGCTACTATTGATCATTGTGAAGGAGGTCTTAATCAGTACAATAAGGAAAACGaagtattggaaaggaagagacaaaCATATTTGCATGTGAAATGAAGGacctaaaaagacaaaaagaatcaACTGAAACTTTTTTGGAAGTAACGTGAGTAAGATGGCTCCATACAAAATCAAGAGATCAACATATAAGCCTCAATAGCTTTCCCATATAACACAAATAACTAACTAAAACACAGAAGAAACATCCCATTTACTATATCAATAATAAGGCATACAGTACGTAGCaataaacttaaccaaaaatGTGTAAGACCTATGTGAcgaaaatattaaaacttttctGAAGGACATCAGGAAGAATTATTTACATGGCATGAGATATCATCCTCCTAGAATGTTGTAAAGAGGTCAGTTCTCCTCAAATTaacctacaaattcaatgcaatccatttatatccaaaataatttttaaataaaacctgGCCAGCTGACATTTCATAGAGAATATATGGAAGAACAGTtatgaaatgtatgaaaaaaaagagtaggacCTTGgcctaccaaatataaaatatgttatagaGCAACTGGAATTAAGCAGTGTGATATTGGTACTGGTACAGGACAAGATAACTGGAtcacagaatagagtccagatgAAGATAGTATATTAGATCAGGGAAGAAAGAACAAACCATTCAGTGAAAGATCTGAAAACAATTAGATCTTCATGTAGGGGGAAAATGTTAGATCCCCTACCTCAACCAcactaaaaaacaaatacaacaaatTCTAGACAGATTATAAAAGTacttgaagaaaatattagagaTTATTTTCACATCATGAGGTGACAAAGGCCTGGCTAACAAAACCCACCCCACATGAGCCATGAGGAGAGGATAGGCAGATATGGTGGCAGACTGTCAACACACCTCCTACTCTTCACAGCCCTTTGCCCCCTTTTCCCCTGGACTGTTTGTCTCTTCTTGTTGACTTATAAAACTCTtcggagttccctggtggtgcagtggttagggcttgacgctttcactgctgtggcccgaggttcaatccctggtcagagaactaagatttcgcaagctgcacagcatggccaaaccCCGccacccccaaacaaacaaacaactcttTATGGTAAAGAAATACCGGCTTTCATTGAATTTCAGTGTTTCGAATCTTTCCAGTGTTTTTGTCcctaaggaaacaagaaaaaacagtggAATAGGGAGGGAGCACAAGCTTTGCAGTCGGGTGAAACTGACTTCTGCTTTTGGTTTGGCCACTGGGGCCTTACTACTCCTTCATCTGTGAAGGAGGGATAGTAATATCATCCTCACAGGACTGTGGGCATTAAATCAGACAATATATGGAAAACTCTTCATCTTACGCTTGTCATGAATCAGTGCTAAGCTGGTGTCACAGACAAGATGGTGGAATATGTCAAAGGCTCTGCTTGTGGCACCAGGCTTTGAAGACTCCTTCCCACCATAAGATTATGAAATTAATGCTTTTATTGTCTTTAAAAcctttatgtggttttttttcacattaatggaaatatgtttatttaagaTGAAAAACGGGGATCTGCTATTGTTTACCCCCCAAATAGTTAGGCAGCTATTCTATcaccatttattcattttcttccacTTATTGGAATATTAAAACATGACATTTCAAAAGTGTTAAGAACACATGGGTCTATTGCTAGACTCTATGCTACTTCAAATAAATATTCGGTTGCATTATTCCTCACTGTGGAATTGACATAACGCCTTATCTCTCTTCCGCTGAACACCATTACTGTCTACCATAGGAAGAACACAGCATGGCCCTTGTCCTCAAAAAGCTTATCATATAAGTGGGGAGAGGAAATAACGGTTAGGACTCTTAGCTTTCACTGTCGAgggtacaggttcaatccctacttggggaactaagatctcacaggccaaaacaaaacaaaacaaatgaaaggtTAAACTACATAgaagttaaaaacaataaaaaggggACTTTACAGAAATTCTAAAAAAGCAAAAGGCCATATGCCACCTGGAGATGTAGAGGGTAGAGTCTGAGCAACGGCCAATGACTAGCAAGCTGACCCCATGCTAGTCCCCAGCCTCCTAGGCTCAGAAATCATACTCTTCTTCACCAAGAGAGAATTCACATCTTCCTGTTGTGGTGGTCTCACTTTATCAATATCACAGGATGGATCAAAAATCAGAATGCCAAATTATTACTTGACAATGAGAAATACATCTGTTCTACACACACGGCATCCGTGTCTACACAATCAGAGAATTACCTTCTGTGGACACAGGCCTCCGTGGCATACTAAAGCACAATCACACAATCGAAGGCTACTTGGTGAGAACAGAATTAGAAAAGGAATCAGCTGAATCCAGAATTTAACGGGAAGGCCTGAGGTAGCTGGATGCATCCATCTCCTCAACACGCACAGCCTGGCTAGTGGGCCTGACTCTTCAGTTAAGCTGCCTAAGGTGCCATCTCTACTCTCAGGCAATGTGAGGCCGGGCACTGCCCATGTCAGTCTCTCCACACCTTTTCTACGCTTTCACCACTGACCAACCCTCCTGCAGATAGACACATTTCTCTTTAGAAGTTAGTACAGCATGTCAGGTTGTATTCAAGTCTGATAGGCCAGGAAGCCATTGGTCCTCACACATCTCTGCTCAGCTCCATGATGTGCTAACCTTGGTGTTTCTCTCTTAGGGggctgccttttaaaaaactgcttaCCACTTTTGTGAGTTCTGAGGGGAGGCGACTGCTTCACTATGGCCCCTAAGAAATGGTGACAAACCTCACTGGACTAGGATCAGGAGGGCTGGAGTATTCAGGGAAGACTTTATGGAGAAAGATATCTGAATTTGAGTTGGCTTTTGAGAGATTCATAGGACTTCCACAGGCAAAGCAAAATAAAGGAATTTTAGTTGGGCAAAGGCACAGACAAAAGTAGGAATGGGTATGGTGTAACTAGCATATAGTGAGGAGCTGCTTTGGCTGGAATGGAGGGCTGCCATTACAagagaaaaggtaaataaaataggTTGGATTGGTAGGGTAGCATCCAGATTGTCAGCTTATTAAAATCACTCTTTTAATGTTAGCAATTGCCTGTTGGGAAAAGTAACAAACCATTATGGAACTGAACAAAAGGTAAACAGGCTAGCTCCAGGAAGAGGCTACTATAAATATGACATACTTTAGGGTAGCCTGCTGCAGGATTTCACTTACAGTGTTTTAATGGCACCTATCTACACAATTCCTAATACACCAGAGAAGAAAGCTACTATGTAAACCTAAGGAATTGACGAGATCACACTTTTATCTTTTAGGCATGTCTTTTTAGCCCTCACAGGGTGACTGAGAGCTCCATGAGTATGGAGATCAGATATCTCTCACCTCTTCAGccaacaaggaaagaaatcaacagTAGAATGAGAGTGACTGGTGAGTACATCAAATAAGCATAGTTCTTGGAGTTGAAAGACTTTTACTATCATGTCAACTCTGGCCTGCTTATAAACTTAACTTGTCAAAATAGTCCAATGGCTTGTTATCATGGATCCAATTCCATAGAGATCTCCTGGGAGTGGAGTTCCTTTAAAAATCccgcggggacttccctggtggtgcagtagtaaagaatccgcctgccagtgaaggggacgtgggttcgatccttggtttcGGAAGGTccgacatgctgcggagcaaataagtacgtgtgccacaactcctgagccggcgcacctacagcccgtactccacaacaagaaaagctacCGCAATGTGAAGCACGTGCACCGCAGTCAAGacaaaacacagccaaaaaaaaagaaaaaaaaatcctgggaatATACTTTTCAGTAAAGAAACAAAGGCTATCTCAGTCCTCATAGCTAAAGAGAATAATCAAGTAGTAGGTGTAAAGGTGGCTTTGATTCTCAGGTTGTGGGTTCTGAACTGAATTAATTATTGTCCTTACCTCAATGAGACAGAGAATTGTAGCCAAAATCGTCACTACTACAGTTACAGATATTGCCAAGATGAGTTTGTTGTTATAGCCATAACCTGGAACTTCTTTTGTGAGCtaagaaaataacaatttttaaaaacaaggagaCAGAAGGGATGAAAGCTAACTATTCTTAAACCTTTTCTAAACAATAGGTAACTATTCTTAAACTAGTATAAAACCCAATCCTTTCAGGCGAGTAGCTTCCATAAGAACAAGACAAATTTAATGTTATTAATCTTATAATTAGCATTTTcttctacaatttatttatttacaatttatttCTCTTGTGTTATGTCCTTTTCTCGTCTACCCTAGGAATAGTGGCACATTCTCTAAATGAGCAAAGTGGGAGATCACTGTCTTAGCCAGTTTCATGGCTGAAGATAAGATACAGACTAGGAGCCCGTGGTATTCCTGCTTGGGCACGTCAATGGCATGTCCTAGACTGAGTAACAGTCCAGGTCCCATGTCTCAGGGCTCATCCTCACCTCACTTGACTCCTGCTCTTTCTGCTCACTCTGGGCTTCTGTGCTCTCACTGATACAGTTGTCAGCTTTCCACTGGTCCGGATCCCATTTTGCTTTGGACACCTTTACTCCTTGCTGCTTGCTGAGAAGCTTCATCAGGAGGCCTGTTCTAGAGATAAGGTTGGCACAGCCCAGCCGCACGTGGGTCTCCGAGCAGTCCATTTTCGAAGTCTGGATAACTAGAGGAATGAGCTTTCCCACGTCATTGTTGGGGATGAGGGAACACAGATGCTGGTTTAGCTGAGTTTCCACTTGATCACCCGGGGATGTGAGCCCTGGGAAAGTGAAGCCTGAGGGCTTAGAGGAGAATTCAGTGCCCGTGCTATTGTGCTCCCAATGTGTTTCGTTGGTGTGTTGAACAGTTGCCATACTGTTGTCAGTAGCAACAGCAGAATGTGCAGTGGAGACGTTTCTATGGGTAGTGTTTCCAAGGCTAGTTCCTCCTGGCAGAGTAGAGTTTCCTGTAGAAATAATTTCTTCAGAAACATTCTGTGCAGTATTGTTTTCTGAAGTAGTGTTTTCTGTAGAAgggtctgaaagagaaaataattctggAGAAGGATTTTCCTAAGAAGTCACATCTCTTGAAGGTGAAACAGCCTCTCATGGAGGGGAATTTATGAGACTCATCACTACAGAGAATGGAAAGTTTGCACGCATCATTCTGTTGAGTGAACTTTTCTTTCTGAACTTTCAACTCCttttgactttgggttttctgtgGACCCGATGAGGCCAAGTTTTATGgaagatgtatttttttccagaatgtgaGATTAGTACAAAAGCCTTAATATTTCTAACTGTACCCTTTGCATCTGCTAAAACACATATAGTGTTGGATaagtcttttgattttctttttccatcagaTGGGGATTTTGGAGGGATGGAGGCAGAAGGCCTGCCCTTGAAGTACTGTTTCAGGGAAGAAGAGCCTGCTGCCTCGGGTTCCTTTATGAATGAAGACTCTACATTGGAGGACTTTCCCACCAGCTTCCTGGGCCTCGGCACCATGAGAAACTGTTTCAGCTTTCTTGGGGATGGCCTCCTGAGCCCTCGTTCTTCGGCAGTGTTCGCCACAGATGGCTGGGCATTCTGTTTCCTCCTGACGCTCTCATCTCCCACTGCTTTGAGGTGCATTTTCTGTATGCCCCTTGGGCCTTGAGGATCCTGTTCACTCTCAACAGCTTCTCCTCTGTACTCTCAATCTCTGCTAGGCTGTCCTTCTGTGGTTGGGCAGTTTCCAATTTCTTTAGAAAGATGTAGCGTTTAAGCATGGCACTTAAAAGGTTGGAATGCGTACCCGTGGcaggtttttcttcctttttaacctcatcaatttttttcttgagtttctGCAACTAACAAATTTTCCAGAAAATGGAGTttcctcaatttatttttattagttgaaTTGTTGCGTACAGGTTTAACAGAAGGGCTCCTTATATAGGTTTTCAAAAGGCCCAGCAGCATATCTCCATCTTCTGTGTTTGAAAAAAGAAGTTGAATAAATGGTAATAATATTGATTCCACATCTCCTAGATTTCCCTCTGAGATATATGGTAGTATATAATTTAGTGCACTGATAATATCGCTGTTATTATTAAAGTCCAGCTGCTCATTCATGAAGCCTGACAAGCTGACAGCACTTTTATCTGAGGATGCCCTCTCTGACTCAATAAAACAGCTCGGTGCTGTTGTGCTTCTTCCGGGCTTCTAACACCTTCATCAACGATCCTCCAGCATTCCTTATagatgtttcttcatctgtcaaaatAGAAGGGACTGCTTTTGATCATTGAAGACTGACGGGACAGCGTTTTGTCAGTCCACAGCCAAATAAATGAGGAATCAGTCAACGTTTGAGTGCCacttaggagaaaaagaaacccacacTTAAGCCTATGACTGGCAAcaacaaaatgtgaaaaagatCTCTCGAAAAAGTGACTATCTACTCAGAAAATTCTGTAGCGTTAAATATAGTAACTATATTCAGGATTACTCCACTGGTTTCCAGGGGCCAGTACTCAAGAAAAGCCAAGGCTGGAAGACAAATATTCCCCTATTCATCTGGACTCTCTGCCGATCGGGGCACTAGGGTCATAGCACGTAACATCTCTGATCTgtttttcctcaactgtaaaaggagattaaaaatgccttttctgcccacttctgggggagaagggaataatgtaattagtaaaaaaaaaatgtttggaggagttccctggtggtctagtggttaggacctggcactttcactgctgtgcccctgattcaatccctgtttggggaactaagatcccacaagttgtgTGGCatggacaaaaaagaaaaaaattgtgttgAAAAATCAGCAATATTGTCTTTATATAAGTAGCAAAGTGTTATTATTTATGATGTGCTCTAGATCACTGAAAGAGACCTGTATTCAAGCTCCCTAGGCATGAATGAACATTCTGGAAGTCATCAAGTTAGTTCCAATAAATCTAACATATAGAAAACTACTTGAAAGCCCCTGAGTGTTTTGTAGATAGAAAAGCTTGAGATTCAGAGCAAGTTCAGAGCTGGCCAGCCTAAGAATAAACTAGCTCTCCCATCCATTAGAAAGGCTGAGTAGCAGTGTCTGGTTATGGAACCAGAAACTCGCAGGCTCCAAATAGGACATAAATCAGCATCACTTGTACTCTTTATAAAactgcagaaacaaacaaaataaagcaaaatatatttacaCCTGTTGTATAAGACAAAGGGTACTTGAGACCTAATGTATATAAAATCAGTTTACAAACTGTGAGGCACTGTATGAATAAGTTCTCATTTGCAGAGAGCACAGCATAGGATATTTGGCCGTTAATGTTAATTCCCTTGCCTCTTCCAttcctttctcttgttcctttatgCATGCAGATCAGTTACAATATTAAGCTAACAATGTAACTGAGCTATTATTAGCTTAATAATGTAACCAAGAATCTGATTTTTAGCAAGGGGGTAGTTCTTAGAAACTTAGGGAGCTGGAACTctcaatgaatgaattaaaataatgcaattacatcattaattttaaaatttatcatcattgattaaaaataaaaattaaaaaatcaaattaaaaatttattatccCACAATTGAGACTCACCACAATGTGTCATATCTGTCAGGCATTCACTGTCACAGTGCAGCTTTACTGTCTTCCAGACAACctcaatagtatttttaaattggcaGAGGCAGCAGGCCAAACGGCTAGGTAAGATCCTATAAATGCAAAAACAGGTAATTAAATTCGTGGTAAGAGTGTTACTTGAGTAGGTAGAAGAGGTAGGCCAAGGTCACCAGAGACCAGTGCAAAAAGGAGTTCTTGGGGCATATGGACTGGAGTACTGGATAGGGGCCGGTTGGCCAAATGCTGCTCTTGACAGttgtaaataaatatacagaaggAGAGAGGTGCCCAACAGAAGGATTAGGATGGCAGTAGGTATGGTATGCCTAGAAAAAAGGGAATAGGGATTAGAATTCAGTGACATTGATCTGTAGTTTAATTCAGAAATATCTCCTGCCAACCCGAAAGCCTCACTTTGGGTTGAGAGTACACAGGAAGAAGGCTGACTTCTAAGAAGAGTCTGAATAAGACTGCACCTTCTCGAGTCCCTTTCTCAGTTCCTATTTGTGAGTAGTAATATATTAGAAATTATTCCACTAATAAAAATCATCGTGTGGTTAAACAATAACAGAGATCGCATTGACCAAACGTGGACAAAAGGAACATTCCAAAGAATAACATTATCATTATAATAAGGCATaacatagttaatttttttaaaaacacatgagtTCATGATGATACTCAAAATGAAAATTGGGGGAGCTCTTCTTTATAGAATAATGTCAGCTAATAAATGCAAAAGGAATGATAGAATTAAGAAAGTGTCATTTTGCAACTATCAACATACTAATCGATTCAGACAAGGATTATCATTGATGCACAGTTGGGTGAAGAGTTGTTTGAAAGCAGGATCTTCACTGATCCCAAAGGTTCACCCCACATATTGTTTATCAATTACCAAGGGGAAAAATAACTTTACAATGGAGAGATATGGAAGATACcaccttaatcaagtgatcaaactTAGCACTGGGCCACCTGAAGTGATGAGGTATGAAGAATACATTACCTATATAGTATTCTTCCCCAAAATGTTTACTTTGAATCtaatgaggaaacagacaaatccagaGTGTGGGGCAATTTACAAGACAACTGGCTTACAACCTTCAAAAATGCCAATCTCAtaaaagaccaaaagaaaaatatagcagGGAAATGTTCTACATTAAAGGAAACAAAGACATGACATGCAATGCCTAATCTTTAATTGGACCCtgtatcaaaacaaaacagacttaaAGCATGTTATTGGTTTCTGGCCATGATGAAGTAACAAGGACCAATTTAACCTCCCacctaaaacaatgaaaaaatcagAACATATGAAACAACAGTTTTCAAGAAACTGGACCTCAGGCAATAAAGTCCAGTGATgcccaggagatgggaaataaAAGAAGTGATCCCTATAATTGCCCAAATTTACTTCTCTGAGAGAGTTTCCAGGTCATGGTACAGGGAAGAGAAGTCTAGGTAGAGACTGGTGGACTCCCTGACTGAGGAAATGGAGCTGAGAGTCTGGGAAAACCAAGATAACTAGAGTTCACAAAGCAGAATATCAGAGAGCAAGGAAGTGCACAAAGAACTCTGGAGATACGCAGAGGGATCACTTGAGAATTCAACAAAGTATTGGTCACTACATTTGTGTAAGCAATTACTTGATGCAAGGAAAAGAACCACATGAAAGGATTAACAGTAAGAATAACTGGATATCACACAAGGTTGTAGGAATAGTACCTGTTCCTACAAGTCAGACAGGAAAACCTCATGATACTCAGAAAGGACTTGTCTCAGTAGTTGCAAATAATGAGCTCCAGACAAAATAAAGCCTACTTGGACTCCTACCCAATGAATATTAAAAGCTAgacctaaaagaataaaattgttttgactaACTTAATTTCACCCAAAACAAAGCCCAAGCATTTTACAGGAATATGAATATATGTAGCACACAATAAACTAATACTCACAATATCAGGGATCATATGAAAAACTGCCAAGTAtgcaaagaagtaggaaaatatgacccatactGAGGAGAAAAGGCAAACAATCAAAATTAACCCATAATCTACACAGATGTTAGAATTGgcagaaaagaacattttatattattattataattatatattttatatatattatatattataatatatgtatattatatatgaagaaaagtTATTATAACTGTATTTCATATGTTAAAAAACCCAGACTATACACTGAAAATGCTAAGTACAGGCATGGAAAATGTAAAACCGACCCAAACTGAGGTTCTAGAGAttaaaaacaatttctaaatgaaaaagacattgaATGAGGTTAATGGCAGATTAGACACTACAGAAGAAAGGTTCAGTGAACATTAAGGCATAgtaatagaaattatccaaaatgaaacaaaaagagtaacaaaacaaaacaacaacaaaaatgaatagATCATCAGTGAGTTTTGCA
Protein-coding sequences here:
- the LOC131746460 gene encoding LOW QUALITY PROTEIN: leucine-rich repeat-containing protein 37A3-like (The sequence of the model RefSeq protein was modified relative to this genomic sequence to represent the inferred CDS: inserted 1 base in 1 codon; deleted 2 bases in 2 codons; substituted 6 bases at 6 genomic stop codons), with amino-acid sequence MILLTPEVGKDGKKILSENYLTELRKDSFEGLLSLRYLDLSWNKIQSIKRCTFEPLPFLQFINLGCNLLKELSFGTFQAXYAMQFLHKLILSRNPLTTVXDSYLFKLPALKYLDMGTTQVSLRTIESILMMNLELEKLILPSRLACCLCQFKNTIEVVWKTVKLHCDSECLTDMTHCDEETSIRNAGGSLMKVLEARKKHNSTELFIESERASSDKSAVSLSGFMNEQLDFNNNSDIISALNYILPYISEGNLGDVESILLPFIQLLFSNTEDGDMLLGLLKTYIRSPSVKPVRNNSTNKNKLRKLHFLENLLVAETQEKIDEVKKEEKPATGTHSNLLSAMLKRYIFLKKLETAQPQKDSLAEIESTEEKLLRVNRILXGPRGIQKMHLKAVGDESVRRKQNAQPSVANTAEERGLRRPSPRKLKQFLMVPRPRKLVGKSSNVESSFIKEPEAAGSSSLKQYFKGRPSASIPPKSPSDGKRKSKDLSNTICVLADAKGTVRNIKAFVLISHSGKKYIFHKTWPHRVHRKPKVKRSXKFRKKSSLNRMMRANFPFSVVMSLINSPPXEAVSPSRDVTSXENPSPELFSLSDPSTENTTSENNTAQNVSEEIISTGNSTLPGGTSLGNTTHRNVSTAHSAVATDNSMATVQHTNETHWEHNSTGTEFSSKPSGFTFPGLTSPGDQVETQLNQHLCSLIPNNDVGKLIPLVIQTSKMDCSETHVRLGCANLISRTGLLMKLLSKQQGVKVSKAKWDPDQWKADNCISESTEAQSEQKEQESSELTKEVPGYGYNNKLILAISVTVVVTILATILCLIEIYSHRIAKEEDKEAEGKYWSFKHGTTLQHSLFTVFSHFGLLYSVRVFPNAAVASPGFYSIIKFYXARDAHRAQKACDQKRLFQTSPVKLQDLSNLEERENEDIVTPLQKHSLKFFSALEVVLPSHECRSPGVGMAEEPLDKLEEGSLSFLLKRKVTQKLAIQKAMTDAFQKLPIVVLGKTFLIVLEVLQFQ